A single region of the Pyricularia oryzae 70-15 chromosome 4, whole genome shotgun sequence genome encodes:
- a CDS encoding transcription initiation factor IIE subunit beta: MSSFLERQQKAMAASLAGAASKLSGASKPNSLKRPPPSPSPSVTSTTSAAPGNDGSGSTPKKIKRETTATIFSQPAQTGYGTELGSNIIYIVDNLKEHGKPKSLDDVLGHVNLHRRDDNFKRAVVETLKAHTKVNFIRDPKAEAADPENAWKTGKYEHLPIIPGVKDETSLLRYLSERKTAQGVSVKDLKDGWPSCDETITKLEKAHKLLVVRTKKDGVARTVWIDDPSLHHDVDAEFKLMWHRVEVPPLEDIVRKLAAAGQKPTSDDPQLKVHAVAKDTKKNKKRAVNIKKMTNVHMAGLLKNFDHIKK; encoded by the coding sequence ATGTCGTCGTTTCTAGAGCGCCAGCAAAAGGCCATGGCCGCGAGCCTTGCAGGCGCGGCATCCAAACTGAGCGGTGCCTCAAAACCCAACAGCCTCAAGCGACCGCCGCCCTCTCCATCACCGTCGGTAACATCGACAACATCTGCGGCGCCAGGTAACGATGGCTCGGGCTCGACGCCGAAAAAGATCAAGCGCGAGACCACGGCCACCATCTTCTCGCAACCGGCGCAGACGGGCTACGGAACGGAGCTGGGATCCAACATCATCTACATTGTCGACAACCTCAAGGAGCACGGCAAGCCGAAGTCGCTCGATGATGTCCTCGGCCACGTCAACCTGCACCGACGCGACGACAACTTCAAGCGGGCCGTCGTCGAGACGCTCAAGGCCCACACAAAGGTTAACTTTATCCGCGATCCCAAGGCCGAGGCGGCAGACCCGGAGAATGCCTGGAAGACGGGCAAGTACGAGCATTTGCCCATCATCCCGGGAGTCAAGGACGAGACGTCGCTCCTCAGGTACCTCAGCGAGCGCAAAACGGCGCAGGGCGTCAGCGTCAAGGATCTCAAGGACGGCTGGCCCAGCTGCGACGAGACCATCACCAAGCTCGAGAAGGCTCACAAGCTGCTCGTCGTACGGACCAAGAAGGACGGTGTTGCCAGGACAGTGTGGATCGACGACCCGTCGCTGCACCATGATGTCGATGCCGAGTTCAAGCTCATGTGGCACCGCGTCGAGGTGCCGCCCCTCGAGGATATTGTGCGCAAGCTGGCCGCTGCCGGCCAAAAGCCCACCAGCGACGACCCCCAACTCAAGGTTCACGCCGTCGCCAAGGAcaccaagaagaacaagaagaggGCCGTCAACATCAAGAAGATGACAAATGTTCACATGGCTGGGCTGCTCAAGAATTTCGACCACATCAAGAAGTAG